GTCTCCGTGAATCGGCTATAATGCCTTCACTCATTTGTGAGTCTGGGGACCTCATGGCACCATTGCGATGTGGCTTCGAGAATATCCGTCAATCCATAAGAACTCATTCAGGGAGGGGACATGCAACAGGTTGTGGCAATCGTAAATCATAAGGGCGGCGTTGGGAAGACTACCTCGACGGTGAACATCGCTGCTTGCTGGGGTGAGATCGGGAAAAGGGTCCTTGTCATTGATCTCGACCCCCAAGGAAGCGCAACGGTATCCTTCGGAATCACAGACGACGGGACCGCACTCCTTAATGCCTTGCAGCAGACAGCAGCCTTGCCCGTTGTGTCAACCAAGGCGCAGGGCGTAGACCTCGTACCGGCAGGGCATAGGCTTGCGGAAGCGAGACAGAGATTTGTTGGAACTGCCGCCAGCGAACTCTTGATGAGGTGCCTCAGATACACCGAGGGAGAATGGGACTTTGTCATCGCCGACTGCCCCCCCAGTTTAGGCATCTTCACAATGAACGCCTTAAAGGCGAGCGCTCATGTCCTCATCCCTGTGGAGGCAAATCATCTTTCCTACCTCGGGTTGACCCAGATGATGCAAGCCGTAAATTCGTTCCGCTCGGATAATCCTGTCCTCACCGTCCGTGCGATAATACCGTGCAGAGCCCAAGCACGCCGGCGCATACACGAAGAGTTCCTTGCGATGATGGAAAAAGTTCTTCCGGGTGGAATTAGCCCCTCCGTCCGCGAGAACGTCTCCCTCGCCGAGGCGCCGGGCAGAGGGCTGCCCGTTGTGCTCTATTTTCCGAACTCCAATGG
This DNA window, taken from Thermodesulfovibrionales bacterium, encodes the following:
- a CDS encoding ParA family protein; translated protein: MQQVVAIVNHKGGVGKTTSTVNIAACWGEIGKRVLVIDLDPQGSATVSFGITDDGTALLNALQQTAALPVVSTKAQGVDLVPAGHRLAEARQRFVGTAASELLMRCLRYTEGEWDFVIADCPPSLGIFTMNALKASAHVLIPVEANHLSYLGLTQMMQAVNSFRSDNPVLTVRAIIPCRAQARRRIHEEFLAMMEKVLPGGISPSVRENVSLAEAPGRGLPVVLYFPNSNGAYDYRRVAQWLLERIPN